Proteins encoded by one window of Spirochaetota bacterium:
- a CDS encoding phosphoglucosamine mutase, producing the protein MFLSLIDTITPFGAQWNKIKSVEYDSSAEHIHIEKVLNVIDVGAIRKKKFTVVLDSVNGAGSIITQELLKKLGCRVIPIHCDMSTGIFPRGAEPVAKNLKALTQAVKEHKADIGFAQDPDADRLAIVNEKGQPIGEELTVTLAAVRCLEKRKGPVVVNMSTTKAIEDVASYYGVRVYRAKVGEIHVVEAMKHHKAVIGGEGNGGVISPEVHFGRDSLVGIAYCLELMAHRSESISQIVAKLPVYYMHKDTIAVSQGFDAGAIAQKIKEQYADELINTVDGIRIDFVKNSEFKGGWVHLRPSNTEPIFRIIAEGKTKTQLEAIVNTFKNVSSSVYI; encoded by the coding sequence GTGTTTTTATCACTGATTGATACAATCACACCATTTGGAGCACAATGGAATAAAATTAAATCAGTTGAGTACGATAGCTCTGCAGAACACATCCATATTGAAAAGGTGCTCAACGTAATAGATGTTGGGGCAATCCGGAAAAAGAAATTTACCGTGGTTCTTGATTCGGTGAATGGAGCTGGCTCAATCATTACGCAAGAGCTTTTGAAGAAATTGGGGTGCAGGGTAATTCCCATACATTGTGATATGAGCACCGGTATTTTCCCTCGCGGAGCAGAACCTGTTGCAAAAAATCTAAAAGCATTGACACAGGCAGTAAAAGAACACAAAGCTGATATTGGCTTTGCACAGGATCCGGATGCTGATAGGCTTGCGATAGTAAATGAAAAAGGGCAACCTATTGGCGAAGAGCTTACCGTGACGCTTGCAGCAGTGCGTTGCCTTGAAAAAAGGAAAGGCCCTGTTGTAGTGAATATGTCAACTACCAAAGCCATTGAGGATGTGGCTTCCTATTATGGTGTTAGGGTGTATCGTGCGAAAGTTGGTGAGATACATGTGGTTGAAGCTATGAAACACCATAAGGCAGTGATAGGCGGAGAAGGTAACGGTGGGGTAATTTCTCCTGAGGTTCACTTTGGCAGGGACAGCCTTGTTGGGATTGCGTATTGCCTAGAACTTATGGCTCATCGCAGTGAGTCCATATCTCAGATTGTGGCAAAGCTGCCGGTGTATTATATGCACAAGGATACTATTGCTGTTAGCCAGGGATTTGATGCCGGAGCTATCGCCCAAAAAATCAAAGAACAGTATGCTGATGAACTAATCAATACTGTGGATGGCATACGTATAGATTTTGTCAAAAACAGTGAATTTAAAGGTGGTTGGGTGCATTTGCGACCTTCAAATACTGAGCCCATTTT